The sequence GTGCGCTGGTGCAAGCAGGTGATCGATGTGCTGGGGCAGATCTCGGCGGCGGCGCCCCGCGAGGGCTCGACCGTGGCGAAGGCCGCGCGCAAGGCCGTCGATCAGCTGCTGCGGGGTGTGGTGGCCTACTCGTCGGTCGGCTGACCGGCAGCTCGGCGATGACCGGCTCACCCTTCGGGGTGAGCCGGTTTTCGTATGCCCGTACACCCTGACCGAACGTGTTCGAACGGAAGCTCAGCGTGCAAATGGGGTCGAGAGTACTCCTGGTGCCGGGGGATTTCAGGCGGTCGCTGAATATGACACGGCGATGATCCGGTCGGACTAAGCTCGCCCGCGGCGCACCAAGTTGAGGTAATTCGCGCGCCTGTTCCCAAACATGCCGAAGATCCGGTCTGTGCCATGAATCTTCCCCCCGAAAACTCTTCCGACACCCAGCCGATCCGTCCCAGAAGGCATCCATGGTGAGTGTTCCGAAGCCGCCCGGTCGCCGGGAACGTCCCTACGCCCGCGTCCTGTTGCCGCCCGTCATGGTGATGGCCGTGGCGAGCGCGGTCGCCGCCGCCCTGGTGCCGCAGCCGGCCCGGGTCGCGGTCGGCCTGTGCGGGGCCCTCGCCGTACTCCTCGTCCTGGTCACCGGCGGCGAGGCCGCCCGGCGCGGCCGCCTGCTGCGCGAGGAGCGGGCCGCGCACGCCCATGACACCGCCTGCCTGGAGGAGCGGCTCGCCGACCACGAGGCGCTGATCCACCGCTTCGCCAAGGACATCCTGCCGTGGGGCTTCGCCCGGCTCTCGCGCGGCGAGATGCTCCGCGACGTCATGGCGAACGTCTACGACGCCGACCCCGACCTGCGCGTCCTGCCCGACGTCTACCGCGAGATGACCCGGGTCGCGCTGCGTGGCGCCGACCACGAGATCACCATGCGGATCGCCACCGAGCGCTCCTTCGTCAGCATCGCCCGCCGCGTCCAGGCCATCGTGCACCAGCAGGCCGTGGAACTGCGGGAGATGGAGGAGGACCACGGCCGCAACCCCGAGGTCTTCGACGACCTGCTGCGCCTGGACCACGGCAGCTCGCTGATCGGCCGGCTCGCCGACACCATCGGCGTCCTCGGCGGCGGGCGCCCCGGCCGCCAGTGGCCCCTGCCGGTGTCCCTCTACAGCACCCTGCGCGGCGCCATGTCCCGGATCCTGGACTACCACCGCATCCACCTGGCGTCGATCTGCAACATCAACATCAAGGGCACCGCGGTCGAGCCGGTCATCCACGCCGCGGCCGAACTCTTCGACAACGCCACCCGCTACTCGCCGCCCACCACCAAGGTGCACGTCACCGCCGTGGAGGTGCAGACGGGCATCGTCATCGAGATCGAGGACGCCGGGGTCAGCCTCAACGAGGAGTCCCGGATCCGCATCGAGAAGATGATCGAGGACGCCAAGAACGGCGACGACGCGCACAACCTCGGCGACAACCCGCGCCTCGGCCTCGCCGTCGTCGGGCGGCTGTGCAAGCAGTTCGACATGGAGGTCTCGCTGCGCACCTCCGCGTACGGCGGGCTGCGCGCGATCCTCATCGTGCCGCGCGTGATGACCACCACCGAGCCCGGCGTCGGCGTCGCCCACGGCATCGGCGCGACCGGCATCCCGATGCCCGAACTCGGCGCCGTCGAGGGCCCCAAGCGCCGCCCCAAGAAGCGCCGCCCCACCAGCCCCAAGATCCCCGCCGGTATCTCCATGGAGGACGACGTCCCCGAGGTCACCGAGTGGACGGCGGGCGGGCTGCCGCAGCGCCGCAGCAGGATGAAGGTCCCGCTGAGCCAGCGCTGGGCCGAGGAGGCCGCCATCGAGCGGGCCGAACGTGAGGGCCACCCCACCATCTGGTCCCAGACCCGCCGGGAACCCGAGCCCGAGCCGGAGGTGGACCCCGAGCGCAAGAAGCTCATCGAACGCCCCCCGGGCATGTGGATCGACGACTTCTTCGACGGGCTGCGCAAGGGCATGCCCGAGGGCGCCACCGCCCCCGAGCTGACCGACTTCACGCTCAACCCCACCAAGTACCTGCACCTGATCGATGACTCGGCCGCCCCCACCGAGGCCGACGACGAGGGGACCGTCCAGTGATCCAGCAGCGAGGCAACTTCGACTGGATGCTCAAGCAGCTCAACGACGGAGTGCCGGGCATCGAGATGATCGTGGTGCTCTCCTCCGACGGCCTGCGCATCGCCCGCTACGGCGGCGATCCCGACGCCGCCGACCGGGTGGCCGCCGCCTGCGCGGGCGTGCAGAGCCTGGCGGGCGCCATCATCCAGGAGATCCCCGGCGCCGGGGAGATGAAGGTCGTCGTCGTGGAGATCGAGGGCGGCTACTTCTATCTGATGAACGCGGGCGCCAACGCCTACCTCGCCGTGCTCGCCGACGTCACCTGCGAACCGGGCCGGATGAGCGGCATGATGCGCGACCTCGTCGTGCGGATCGGCGCCCAC is a genomic window of Streptomyces sp. WP-1 containing:
- a CDS encoding ATP-binding protein, with product MVSVPKPPGRRERPYARVLLPPVMVMAVASAVAAALVPQPARVAVGLCGALAVLLVLVTGGEAARRGRLLREERAAHAHDTACLEERLADHEALIHRFAKDILPWGFARLSRGEMLRDVMANVYDADPDLRVLPDVYREMTRVALRGADHEITMRIATERSFVSIARRVQAIVHQQAVELREMEEDHGRNPEVFDDLLRLDHGSSLIGRLADTIGVLGGGRPGRQWPLPVSLYSTLRGAMSRILDYHRIHLASICNINIKGTAVEPVIHAAAELFDNATRYSPPTTKVHVTAVEVQTGIVIEIEDAGVSLNEESRIRIEKMIEDAKNGDDAHNLGDNPRLGLAVVGRLCKQFDMEVSLRTSAYGGLRAILIVPRVMTTTEPGVGVAHGIGATGIPMPELGAVEGPKRRPKKRRPTSPKIPAGISMEDDVPEVTEWTAGGLPQRRSRMKVPLSQRWAEEAAIERAEREGHPTIWSQTRREPEPEPEVDPERKKLIERPPGMWIDDFFDGLRKGMPEGATAPELTDFTLNPTKYLHLIDDSAAPTEADDEGTVQ
- a CDS encoding roadblock/LC7 domain-containing protein, translating into MIQQRGNFDWMLKQLNDGVPGIEMIVVLSSDGLRIARYGGDPDAADRVAAACAGVQSLAGAIIQEIPGAGEMKVVVVEIEGGYFYLMNAGANAYLAVLADVTCEPGRMSGMMRDLVVRIGAHLTSPPRRDGQTV